The proteins below are encoded in one region of Juglans microcarpa x Juglans regia isolate MS1-56 chromosome 4D, Jm3101_v1.0, whole genome shotgun sequence:
- the LOC121260667 gene encoding peptide methionine sulfoxide reductase A5 gives MAFLRSSSAHGLLTLVLLAASLTNISQCIRVSDRTSEPARDPPNSQTLKSAVFALGSFWRSEAVFGCLNGVVRTTVGYAGGSKSNPEYRSLGDHAESVQVEYDPRLINFRQLLEVFWSSHDSRQVFGQGPDVGNQYRSIIFTNGNEESRLAAISKEREQTKSKSSIVTTQIQQLRTFYPAEPEHQKFELKRNPFLLQLIGNLPEQELEWSSLAAKLNGYAAELCPPRVQKQIDAKIDDITRKGWPILREV, from the exons ATGGCTTTTCTACGGAGTAGCAGCGCTCATGGATTATTAACCTTGGTTCTCCTCGCCGCCTCCTTGACCAATATATCTCAGTGCATCAGAGTCTCGGATCGAACTTCGGAACCGGCAAGGGACCCACCAAACAGCCAGACCTTGAAAAGCGCGGTCTTTGCTCTCGGGAGCTTCTGGAGATCCGAGGCCGTATTCGGATGCTTGAACGGCGTAGTACGGACCACCGTCGGATACGCTGGCGGATCCAAATCGAACCCAGAGTACCGAAGCTTGGGCGACCATGCCGAGTCCGTCCAG GTTGAATATGATCCCAGACTGATTAATTTCAGACAACTTTTAGAGGTTTTTTGGTCTAGTCATGATTCTAGGCAGGTATTTGGGCAAGGCCCTGATGTGGGTAACCAATACAG GTCTATTATTTTCACGAATGGAAATGAAGAATCTAGATTGGCTGCAATAAGCAAAGAGAGGGAGCAAACTAAGTCTAAAAGCAGCATTGTGACTACTCAGATTCAACAGCTTAGAACATTTTATCCTGCAGAGCCTGAACATCAG AAATTTGAGCTCAAACGAAATCCTTTCCTTCTTCAGCTAATTGGGAACCTGCCAGAACAGGAGCTTGAATGGTCAAGTTTGGCAGCAAAATTAAATGGTTATGCAGCAGAGCTTTGCCCTCCTAGAGTGCAGAAGCAGATAGATGCAAAGATAGATGACATCACGAGAAAAGGTTGGCCCATTTTGAGAGAAGTGTAG
- the LOC121260736 gene encoding 60S ribosomal protein L8-3 yields the protein MGRVIRAQRKGAGSVFKSHTHHRKGPARFRSLDFGERNGYLKGVVTEIIHDPGRGAPLARVTFRHPFRYKKQNELFVAAEGIYTGQFIYCGKKANLMVGNVLPLRSIPEGAVVCNVEHHVGDRGVFARASGDYAIVISHNPDNDTTRVKLPSGAKKIVPSGCRAMVGQVAGGGRTEKPLLKAGNAYHKFRVKRNCWPKVRGVAMNPVEHPHGGGNHQHIGHASTVRRDAPPGQKVGLIAARRTGRLRGQAAATASKSDKA from the exons ATGGGTCGCGTCATCCGAGCTCAGCGTAAGGGTGCCGGTTCAGTCTTCAAGTCTCACACCCACCACCGGAAGGGTCCGGCCCGCTTCCGCAGCCTCGACTTCGGCGAGCGTAACGGCTACCTCAAGGGCGTCGTCACTGAGATCATTCACGACCCCGGTAGAGGTGCTCCGCTCGCTCGTGTTACCTTCCGCCACCCTTTCCGCTACAAGAAGCAGAACGAGCTTTTCGTAGCCGCGGAGGGCATTTACACCGGTCAGTTCATATACTGCGGCAAGAAGGCCAATCTTATGGTAGGTAATGTCTTGCCTCTCAGATCTATCCCCGAAGGAGCTGTGGTCTGCAACGTTGAGCACCACGTTGGCGACCGCGGTGTCTTCGCTAGGGCTTCTGGGGACTACGCTATTGTTATCAGTCATAACCCAGATAACGACACTACcag GGTCAAACTCCCATCTGGTGCTAAGAAGATTGTACCTAGCGGCTGCCGAGCAATGGTTGGTCAGGTTGCAGGTGGAGGGAGAACTGAGAAACCCCTTCTCAAGGCTGGTAATGCATACCACAAGTTCAGAGTAAAGAGAAACTGCTGGCCCAAGGTTCGTGGTGTGGCAATGAACCCAGTTGAGCATCCTCATGGAGGAGGTAACCACCAGCATATTGGACATGCAAGTACTGTCAGGCGTGATGCTCCTCCAGGTCAAAAGGTTGGGCTTATCGCCGCAAGGAGGACCGGTCGGCTCAGAGGACAGGCTGCTGCCACTGCATCCAAGTCTGATAAGGCTTAA